TAGTGAAGAGATTAATGAGGGCTCCATTCGCGTCTATATCAACAATCTTAAAAAGATTTTTGGTAAAGAGGTCATCGTTAATATTCGAGGAATTGGGTATCGCTTTGAGAAGTAGTGATCGAATCTTTTTTATTCGTTCTATCATCGCGTTTAGCTTTGCCATTTGTCTCCTTGTTTCCTTTGGCATCGCTTTATGGGGATACGCAGGCGAGGCTAAAAGCTGGGTGGTGTTCTCAATCTTCATGGCATCGCTTATTGGAGGCTATTTGATTGTCTCTTACACGCTCTCATCGTTGTTTAAAACCAACCGTTTTTTAGATATTTTGCTCAAAGACACACTTCATGAACTCAATATTCCTCTTTCTGTCATCAATGCCAATCTTCAGATGCTTCAAGCCGATGAGCAAGATGAAAAGAAGCTCAAACGTTTAGGGCGCATTGACTTGGCGAGCAAAGATCTGTATGCCCTTTACAAAGAGGTGGATTATTACATCAAAAAAGAGATTCAAGAAGACGTTCGCGAGAAGTTTTACCTTGATGAGCTCATTGTAAGCGTTGTTGAAAAACAAAAAGAGATGGCAGAAGGTGTTGCCATCATTCATACCGTTTTACATGTAGAGATTTTTGCCGATAAACACGGCTTTGCCAAAGTCATTTCAAATCTGGTACATAATGCGTTGAAATACAATAAAGATCATAATGCGATTCGTATTTTCCAAGAAAAAGAGAACCTTATCATTAAAGATCAAGGGTTAGGTATGAGTGAAGCGGAGCTCTTTTTGGCATTTGATCGCTACTATCAAGCTGATACAACCAAAGAGGGATATGGCATAGGATTGAGTCTTGTTAAAGCCTATTGCGATGAGTTTAAGATTACCATGCGGATCAATTCGCAAAAAAATGTGGGTACAGAAGTCGTCTTGGATATTTCACATCTTCTGAATAAAAAATGATATAATCAAGCCAAAATCATCAATCAACGGGACATTACGATGGAAAAAGAAGTTATCTCCTCCAGCGACAAAGAGAAATTTTTAGCTGCTTCTGCGCTTTTTTTGAAAGAGTTTGAGCTCTCTTTTACAGAATATTTTACCTGCTTGTGCGTGAATTACGATAAGGCTGTGAGTAAGGATGAGGCAAAAGAGATCGCCTTAACGATTTATCAAGGGCTTTTTAAGTGCGACTACGACATTGAAGAACTCAGAGAAGATCTTTTTGTCCGTATGAGACACGATGGTGTTATGATTGGTTTTTTGATCAATCGTACTCTCTTTTATTTGATTGAAAGCTATCTCTCGTTTGTGCGTAAACAAGAGATTGCTTCACAAGTGGAACTTTTGATCGGTTGTGTGAGTCATTTTATCAATGTTATTGAAAGTGAAGTGACACCTAAAGTGTGCAACGCCACAGCTGCTTTTGATGTCAGTTTTAGCAGTGATGTGATGTTTACCCCCACCAACAATATTATTGAAGCCTTTCATACGATGAGGGATGATAATCAAAGCGTTACCTTTCTTAACCTCTATAAAGGTGTTCCGATCAGCTCTGAAGCGAGTATTGTCGAGATTGAGGGTGAGCAAGTAACCTTTCGCATCGATAAACTGCAAGAAATTGCGATGAAACTGGATGGACAAGCGTTCATTGTCAAAAATAACTATTTTAATAAACACCTCAAAGCCGATATTATTTACAGTGATTTTCAGAACAATACGGTGGTGTTAAAAAACTTTATCTACCTTTTAAATATGCCTGCACTGCAACGTGAGTTTATTCGCGTTCATCCGGATATTATCGCCAATGTTTACCTGCATCAGTTTGGCAATATGCAAACGATAGGGCGTTTGTATGACCTCTCGATGAACGGTTTGGGTGTTGTGAGCAGTGAGAATAATGGTATTTTTGTAGGTGCAAAAGTCTTAGTTGCGTTTGAGCTCAACAGCGTTTCCACTTCTGTGAATGGTGATAAAAAGATCGAGGTTCAAGGGGAAGTCATTAATGTGATTGAGTATAAAGACTCTTACCGTTACTGTATGCGGATTGTTCCCAATCGTGAGATGAGTGAAAAGATACTGCATTATATTACCAAACGAGAGCATGAAATTTTAGAAGATCTCAATAACGAATTAAACGAATACAGGGTGTGATGGCACGTAAGCTTTGGTGCTTACATACCACCTTGTTTTTTCATTTTCATTTCGATTTTATGTCCGAGTACTGAGAGTAAAAATGTAATTGCAAAATAGACTGCTGCAATAATAAGCCATGTTTCAAAGGGTGAAAAGGTATTTGCAACGATCTCGCGACCTACTTTGGTTAGATCGGTGATAGAGATAACAGAGACGAGTGAAGAGTCCTTAACAAGCGCGATCATCTCTCCTACTAAAGTTGGAAGTGCTCGTTTGAGTGCTTGAGGCATAATAATATAAATCATCGTTTGTGTGTAGTTCATACCCAAAGATTTTGCAGCTTCGTATTGCCCTTTATCGATGGATTGAATCGCACCTCGTAAAACTTCAGCGATATAGGCTCCAAAGAAGAGTCCGAGTGATACGGCACCTGCTAGAAAGCGTTCAAGTTCAAAGATCGTAGCAATAATAAAATAGAAAATAAAAATTTGAACCAGAAGAGGCGTTCCTCTGATGACTGCAATGTAAACGGTTGCAATATCTTTTAAAAATTGGTAATTCGAGATACGCATAAAGGCAAGCAGTGCGCCTATTGAAAAGGCTAAAATCGCAGCAAGACCTGAAATCTCAAGTGTTACAATTAAGCCCTCCAGCAAAGGTCCCATTTGCATGGATGTTTTTTTAGCAAGAGTGTCATTTTCATAAACACTATCACCCTCTTTGACACTCAAAGAGTATCCTGAGTCAATGGTAATCTCTTTGCTATCATCACGTCCTTGAATAACCAGTGCAGATCCTCGCACTTGGATGATACCATCAAGCGGTGCTGTAATGGTCTGCGTTTTTTCATAGGCAAAGTATTGTGGCACGCTCGTCCACTTCCAAATGTAGTTCATGTTAGAAGCTGCCGTAAAGAGCAAGTAGCCAAATGCAACATAAAAAGCAACGGCCATAAAATGACCGAATGCTTTATTGTGCAAAAGATTTTGTTTTGTCTTTGCCACTGGTTACATTACCTTTTTTTGCCAAGCGGTATCTGCAAACCATCTGTCGTAGATTTTTTTGTATGTACCATCGTTTTTAGCTTGATTTAGGAAGTTGTTGAGCCAATTAAGAAAATCTGGATCACCTTTACGAATCGCAAAACCAAGAGGTTCATAGGTAAGTTCATCACTAAGGTGTGCTAATTTATCAGCACCTTTTTCAGCGAAGAAGATAGCATTGTACGGTTTGTCATAAACCATTCCGTCAGCATTGCCATTAAGTACTTCTTGTGCAGCATCTGCTTCTGTTTCAAAGGTTCTGATTTTTGCTTTTTTAAACATTTTACGTGTCGCGATTTCTCCGGTTACACCAATTTTTGTGACGATGGTGTATTCGGGTTTATCCAAATCGCTCCATTTTTTACCTGCATGTTTTTTGGAAGCAAGAATGGTTTGACCTACACTGATGTAAGGATCAGCAAAGTTGATTTTGAGGTTTCTCTCTTGAGTAATCGTCATACCAGACATAATGATGTCATATTTACCTGTCAAAAGTCCTGCAATAATGCCATCCCATGCAGTTGGAACCAATTGAAGTTTAACACCCATTGCTTTTGCCATTTCATTCGCCATATCAACATCAAAACCGATGATGTTTCCTTGTTTGTCTTTCATCTCAAATGGCATATAACCAGGCTCCAAGCCTACTGTTAAAACCCCTTTTTGCACGATGCTGTTGAGGGTTGATTTTTGCCATAGGTTGATGTCATCAGCCATAGCGTTAATGCCTAGCATTACAAGTAATGCAGCTAAAAGTTTTTTCATTGCTACTCCTTAAAGATTTGGTTTTTAGTGTGTTAATATCTCTTGTAAAAATTTCTGAGCACGTTCTGTTTTGGGGTTGGCAAAAAAAGCTTCAGGGGTTGCTTCTTCTATAATAACACCCTCGTCCATAAAGACGATGCGATCGCTGACTTCTTTGGCAAAACCCATTTCATGTGTCACACAAACGATCGTATAGTTCTCATGGGCAAGCTCGCGCATAACATCCAAAACACCACCGATCATCTCGGGATCAAGCGCACTGGTTGGTTCATCAAAGAGGATAATTTTAGGCTTCATTGCAAGCGTTCTCGCAATGGCAACACGCTGTTTTTGACCACCACTGAGCTCATTAGGATAGCCTTCTGCTTTATGCACCAGTCCAACACGCTCCAATAATTTAAGCGCTGCTTCGTTGGCATCGTGTTTGCTCATCCCTTTCACTTTACGTTGAGCGATGGTGATATTCTCCAG
Above is a genomic segment from Sulfurospirillum halorespirans DSM 13726 containing:
- a CDS encoding sensor histidine kinase codes for the protein MGIALRSSDRIFFIRSIIAFSFAICLLVSFGIALWGYAGEAKSWVVFSIFMASLIGGYLIVSYTLSSLFKTNRFLDILLKDTLHELNIPLSVINANLQMLQADEQDEKKLKRLGRIDLASKDLYALYKEVDYYIKKEIQEDVREKFYLDELIVSVVEKQKEMAEGVAIIHTVLHVEIFADKHGFAKVISNLVHNALKYNKDHNAIRIFQEKENLIIKDQGLGMSEAELFLAFDRYYQADTTKEGYGIGLSLVKAYCDEFKITMRINSQKNVGTEVVLDISHLLNKK
- a CDS encoding PilZ domain-containing protein, with protein sequence MEKEVISSSDKEKFLAASALFLKEFELSFTEYFTCLCVNYDKAVSKDEAKEIALTIYQGLFKCDYDIEELREDLFVRMRHDGVMIGFLINRTLFYLIESYLSFVRKQEIASQVELLIGCVSHFINVIESEVTPKVCNATAAFDVSFSSDVMFTPTNNIIEAFHTMRDDNQSVTFLNLYKGVPISSEASIVEIEGEQVTFRIDKLQEIAMKLDGQAFIVKNNYFNKHLKADIIYSDFQNNTVVLKNFIYLLNMPALQREFIRVHPDIIANVYLHQFGNMQTIGRLYDLSMNGLGVVSSENNGIFVGAKVLVAFELNSVSTSVNGDKKIEVQGEVINVIEYKDSYRYCMRIVPNREMSEKILHYITKREHEILEDLNNELNEYRV
- a CDS encoding amino acid ABC transporter permease, coding for MAKTKQNLLHNKAFGHFMAVAFYVAFGYLLFTAASNMNYIWKWTSVPQYFAYEKTQTITAPLDGIIQVRGSALVIQGRDDSKEITIDSGYSLSVKEGDSVYENDTLAKKTSMQMGPLLEGLIVTLEISGLAAILAFSIGALLAFMRISNYQFLKDIATVYIAVIRGTPLLVQIFIFYFIIATIFELERFLAGAVSLGLFFGAYIAEVLRGAIQSIDKGQYEAAKSLGMNYTQTMIYIIMPQALKRALPTLVGEMIALVKDSSLVSVISITDLTKVGREIVANTFSPFETWLIIAAVYFAITFLLSVLGHKIEMKMKKQGGM
- a CDS encoding transporter substrate-binding domain-containing protein; its protein translation is MKKLLAALLVMLGINAMADDINLWQKSTLNSIVQKGVLTVGLEPGYMPFEMKDKQGNIIGFDVDMANEMAKAMGVKLQLVPTAWDGIIAGLLTGKYDIIMSGMTITQERNLKINFADPYISVGQTILASKKHAGKKWSDLDKPEYTIVTKIGVTGEIATRKMFKKAKIRTFETEADAAQEVLNGNADGMVYDKPYNAIFFAEKGADKLAHLSDELTYEPLGFAIRKGDPDFLNWLNNFLNQAKNDGTYKKIYDRWFADTAWQKKVM
- a CDS encoding amino acid ABC transporter ATP-binding protein gives rise to the protein MSQAIVRMENVNKYYDAFHVLKNINFSVTEGEIVVICGPSGSGKSTLIRCMNKLEEIDSGEIVIDDYNLYSKKTNINQVRAETGMVFQHFNLFPHLTILENITIAQRKVKGMSKHDANEAALKLLERVGLVHKAEGYPNELSGGQKQRVAIARTLAMKPKIILFDEPTSALDPEMIGGVLDVMRELAHENYTIVCVTHEMGFAKEVSDRIVFMDEGVIIEEATPEAFFANPKTERAQKFLQEILTH